In one Mycobacterium sp. NBC_00419 genomic region, the following are encoded:
- the tpx gene encoding thiol peroxidase encodes MAQITLRGNPINTVGELPAVGAAAPEFTLTGTDLGNVETGQYSGKAVVLNIFPSVDTPVCATSVRTFNERAAATGVPVVNVSKDLPFALKRFCGAEGIENVVSASAFRSSFGEDYGVTIVDGPMAGLLGRAVVVVGADGTVTYTELVPEIGQEPDYDAALAALS; translated from the coding sequence ATGGCACAGATAACCCTGCGTGGAAACCCGATCAACACCGTTGGAGAGCTGCCCGCCGTCGGCGCCGCCGCTCCCGAGTTCACCCTGACCGGAACCGACCTCGGCAACGTCGAGACCGGGCAGTACAGCGGCAAAGCCGTGGTGCTCAACATCTTCCCGTCGGTGGACACCCCGGTGTGCGCCACCAGCGTGCGGACCTTCAACGAGCGCGCCGCCGCCACCGGAGTGCCGGTGGTCAACGTGTCCAAGGATCTGCCGTTCGCACTCAAGCGGTTCTGCGGTGCCGAGGGCATCGAGAACGTCGTCTCGGCGTCGGCGTTCCGCAGCAGCTTCGGTGAGGACTACGGCGTCACCATCGTCGACGGGCCGATGGCCGGCCTGCTCGGCCGGGCCGTCGTGGTCGTCGGCGCCGACGGCACCGTCACCTACACCGAGCTGGTGCCCGAGATCGGCCAGGAGCCGGACTACGACGCTGCCCTCGCCGCGCTGAGCTGA
- a CDS encoding WhiB family transcriptional regulator gives MSALTVRKEKLPVLPCHVGDPDLWFAESPVELERAKVLCGDCPIRRQCLAAALDRGEPWGVWGGEIIERGTVVARKRPRGRPRKDVIAA, from the coding sequence ATGTCGGCACTGACAGTCCGAAAGGAAAAGCTGCCGGTGTTGCCGTGCCACGTCGGGGACCCCGACCTGTGGTTCGCTGAGAGCCCCGTAGAACTGGAGCGCGCCAAGGTGCTCTGCGGGGACTGCCCGATCCGGCGGCAGTGTCTTGCCGCCGCACTGGATCGCGGTGAGCCATGGGGTGTTTGGGGTGGCGAGATTATCGAGCGGGGCACTGTCGTGGCCCGCAAGCGTCCCCGCGGGCGTCCCCGTAAGGATGTGATCGCGGCCTAG
- a CDS encoding macrolide-binding ATPase MABP-1 gives MGGCQYCAVGDDGGVADIKRGRAARNAKLASIPVGFAGRAALGFGKRLTGKSRDEVNAELMEKAANQLFTVLGELKGGAMKVGQALSVMEAAIPEEFGEPYREALTKLQKDAPPLPAAKVHRVLDGQLGTKWRERFSSFDDEQIASASIGQVHRAVWHDGRDVAVKIQYPGADEALRADLKTMQRMVSVFKQLSPGADVQGVVDELIERTEMELDYRLEAENQRAFAKGYDGDPHFVIPHVVASAPKVMITEWVDGVPMSQIIRSGTVDQRDLCGTRLLELTLGAPARVGMMHGDAHPGNFMLRDDGKMAVIDFGAVAPLPDGLPIELGQIIRLARDKNYDELLPTMEKVGFIQKGEQVSAKEIDDMLRQYVEPMEVEVFHYTRRWLQKMAAANMSVSAEQIKTARAMDLPAKLAIPLRVIASITAISAQLDAHVPTKALTEQLVPGFD, from the coding sequence ATCGGTGGTTGCCAGTATTGCGCCGTCGGGGATGATGGTGGGGTGGCAGACATCAAGCGCGGCCGCGCCGCCCGTAACGCCAAGCTGGCCAGCATCCCGGTCGGCTTTGCGGGACGGGCCGCCCTGGGCTTCGGAAAACGACTGACCGGCAAGTCCCGGGACGAGGTCAACGCCGAGCTGATGGAGAAGGCCGCCAATCAGCTGTTCACCGTTCTCGGTGAACTCAAGGGCGGCGCGATGAAGGTCGGCCAGGCGCTGTCGGTGATGGAGGCCGCGATCCCCGAGGAGTTCGGGGAGCCCTACCGCGAAGCGCTGACCAAACTGCAGAAGGATGCCCCGCCGCTGCCGGCCGCCAAGGTGCACCGGGTGCTCGACGGGCAACTCGGCACGAAGTGGCGCGAGCGGTTCAGTTCCTTCGACGACGAGCAGATCGCGTCGGCCAGCATCGGCCAGGTGCACCGGGCGGTGTGGCACGACGGCCGCGACGTGGCCGTCAAGATCCAGTACCCGGGTGCCGACGAGGCACTGCGCGCCGACCTGAAGACCATGCAGCGCATGGTCAGCGTGTTCAAGCAGCTCTCCCCCGGCGCCGACGTGCAGGGTGTGGTCGACGAACTCATCGAACGCACCGAGATGGAGTTGGACTACCGCCTAGAGGCTGAGAACCAGCGGGCGTTCGCCAAGGGCTACGACGGCGACCCGCACTTCGTCATCCCGCACGTGGTGGCCAGTGCCCCGAAGGTGATGATCACCGAATGGGTCGACGGTGTGCCGATGTCCCAGATCATCCGCTCGGGCACCGTCGATCAGCGAGACCTTTGTGGCACAAGACTTCTCGAGTTGACGCTCGGCGCGCCGGCTCGGGTCGGGATGATGCACGGCGACGCACACCCGGGCAACTTCATGCTGCGCGACGACGGCAAGATGGCGGTCATCGACTTCGGTGCGGTGGCTCCGCTGCCCGACGGTCTTCCCATCGAACTCGGACAGATCATCCGGCTGGCGCGCGACAAGAACTACGACGAGCTGCTGCCCACGATGGAGAAGGTCGGCTTCATCCAGAAGGGCGAGCAGGTCTCGGCCAAGGAGATCGACGACATGCTGCGCCAGTACGTCGAGCCGATGGAAGTCGAGGTCTTCCACTACACCCGCCGGTGGCTGCAGAAGATGGCCGCGGCCAACATGTCGGTGTCCGCCGAGCAGATCAAGACCGCGCGGGCGATGGATCTGCCTGCCAAACTTGCGATTCCGCTGCGGGTGATCGCCTCGATCACCGCGATCTCGGCCCAGCTCGACGCGCATGTGCCGACCAAGGCGCTGACCGAGCAACTGGTCCCCGGCTTCGACTGA
- a CDS encoding TOMM precursor leader peptide-binding protein, producing the protein MGRLYALDPAMPVLLRPDGAVQVGWDPRRAVLVRPPDGVGSAELAALLRGLQVPLDHEALQRLAGRHGFHDRGALDDLLDALLSAGVLRHRTGRAAPHALSIRVHGCGPLSDLLLDALRCSGARVAHSSHANAVVSAAGADMVVLADYLVADPRVVRDLHATGVPHLPVRVRDGAGLVGPLVIPGVTSCLACADLHRADRDAAWPAVAAQLRDVTGTADHPTVLATVAVALAQLQRIITAVRGTEAAGDPPATLNTTLEVDVSKNTISARRWSRHPRCQC; encoded by the coding sequence ATGGGCCGGCTCTATGCGCTCGACCCGGCGATGCCGGTACTGCTGCGACCCGACGGCGCGGTCCAGGTGGGCTGGGATCCCCGGCGGGCCGTTCTGGTTCGCCCACCCGACGGGGTCGGGTCGGCGGAGCTGGCCGCACTGCTGCGCGGCCTGCAGGTGCCACTGGACCACGAGGCGCTGCAGCGGCTGGCCGGCAGGCATGGATTCCACGATCGCGGCGCCCTCGATGACCTGCTCGACGCCCTGCTGAGCGCCGGGGTGCTCCGGCACCGAACCGGCCGCGCCGCTCCCCACGCACTGTCGATCCGGGTGCACGGCTGCGGCCCGCTGTCGGATCTTCTCCTCGACGCGCTGCGGTGCTCGGGTGCCCGGGTGGCGCACAGCAGCCACGCCAACGCCGTCGTCTCGGCGGCCGGTGCGGACATGGTGGTGCTCGCCGACTACCTGGTCGCCGACCCGCGCGTGGTCCGCGACCTGCACGCCACCGGAGTGCCGCACCTGCCGGTCCGGGTGCGTGACGGGGCCGGCCTGGTGGGCCCGCTGGTGATCCCGGGCGTGACCAGCTGCCTGGCATGCGCCGACCTGCACCGCGCCGACCGTGACGCCGCCTGGCCCGCGGTGGCCGCGCAGCTGCGGGATGTGACCGGAACCGCGGATCACCCGACTGTGCTGGCCACCGTTGCTGTGGCCCTGGCCCAACTGCAGCGGATCATCACCGCCGTGCGCGGCACCGAGGCCGCCGGGGACCCGCCGGCCACGCTGAACACCACGCTGGAAGTCGACGTGAGCAAGAACACGATCTCAGCTCGTCGCTGGTCACGGCATCCGCGCTGCCAATGCTGA
- a CDS encoding zinc-dependent metalloprotease, whose product MADLPFGFSAGDDPDRDQPKKDRDSAGNDPFGFGGGDFNPSDLGQIFTRLGQMFSGAGGAMAGGSGGPVNYDLARQLASNSIGFVAPIQEGTASAIADAVHLADMWLDGATALPAGATRAVAWTPSDWVDNTLDTWKRLCDPMAEQISSVWVSALPEEAKAIAGPLMAMMSQMGGMAFGSQLGQALGKLSREVLTSTDIGLPLGPKGVAALLPEAIEALSEGLEQPRSEVMTFLAAREAAHHRLFSHVPWLSSQLLNAVESYAKGMKIDMSGIEELAQGFNPASLTDPAAMEQLLSQGMFEPKATPEQTAALERLETMLALVEGWVQTVVSEALGDRIPGTAALSEMLRRRRATAGPAEQTFATLVGLELRPRKMREAADLWERLTQAAGIDARDAVWQHPDLLPRAEDLDEPAGFIDRVIGGDTANLDIDAAIEEFQKATEAEEADRRAEDEKSRDDDGPVDS is encoded by the coding sequence ATGGCTGACCTGCCCTTCGGCTTCTCCGCTGGCGACGACCCCGACCGGGACCAGCCGAAGAAGGACCGCGACTCCGCCGGCAACGACCCGTTCGGGTTCGGCGGCGGCGACTTCAACCCGTCTGACCTCGGCCAGATCTTCACCCGCCTCGGCCAGATGTTCAGCGGCGCGGGCGGCGCGATGGCCGGCGGATCCGGCGGCCCGGTCAACTACGACCTGGCCCGCCAGTTGGCGTCGAACTCGATCGGGTTCGTCGCACCGATCCAGGAGGGCACCGCCTCGGCGATCGCCGACGCCGTCCACCTCGCCGACATGTGGCTCGACGGCGCCACGGCGCTGCCCGCCGGCGCCACCCGCGCCGTCGCCTGGACTCCCAGCGACTGGGTGGACAACACCCTGGACACCTGGAAGCGGCTGTGCGACCCGATGGCCGAACAGATTTCGTCGGTGTGGGTGTCGGCGCTGCCCGAGGAGGCCAAGGCGATCGCCGGCCCGCTGATGGCGATGATGAGCCAGATGGGCGGCATGGCGTTCGGCTCGCAACTGGGCCAGGCGCTGGGCAAGCTGTCGCGCGAGGTGCTGACGTCCACCGACATCGGCCTGCCGCTGGGACCCAAGGGTGTCGCCGCACTGCTGCCCGAGGCCATCGAGGCGCTGTCGGAGGGGCTCGAGCAGCCACGCAGCGAGGTCATGACGTTCCTGGCCGCCCGCGAGGCGGCCCACCACCGCCTGTTCAGCCACGTTCCGTGGCTGTCGAGCCAGCTGCTCAACGCCGTCGAGTCCTATGCCAAGGGCATGAAGATCGATATGAGCGGCATCGAGGAATTGGCCCAAGGCTTCAACCCGGCCTCGCTGACCGACCCCGCCGCCATGGAGCAGTTGCTCAGCCAGGGCATGTTCGAGCCGAAAGCCACCCCCGAACAGACCGCTGCGCTCGAACGCCTCGAGACCATGCTGGCCCTGGTCGAGGGCTGGGTGCAGACCGTGGTGAGCGAGGCGCTGGGCGACCGCATCCCGGGCACCGCGGCGCTCTCGGAGATGCTGCGCCGGCGCCGGGCCACCGCCGGGCCCGCCGAGCAGACCTTCGCCACCCTGGTCGGGCTGGAACTTCGGCCGCGCAAGATGCGCGAGGCCGCCGACTTGTGGGAGCGCCTCACCCAGGCCGCCGGGATCGACGCCCGCGACGCGGTGTGGCAGCACCCGGATCTGCTGCCCCGCGCCGAGGACCTCGACGAGCCCGCCGGGTTCATCGACCGCGTCATCGGCGGTGACACCGCCAACCTGGATATCGACGCGGCGATCGAGGAATTCCAGAAGGCAACGGAGGCCGAGGAGGCCGACAGACGGGCCGAGGACGAGAAGTCGCGCGACGACGACGGGCCTGTGGATAGCTGA
- a CDS encoding YlbL family protein — MNRRILTLVAALVPIVVFGVLLAVVTVPYVSLGPGPTFDTLGEVDGKPVVDIEGTKTHPTSGHLNMTTVAQRDGLTLGQALTLWVSGREQLVPRDLVFPPNKSREDVEKSQSADFKQSEFSAEYAALGYLKYPEAVRVEKVNDPGPSAGKLQVGDAIDAVDGTKVANVEQFTALLKATKPGQEIVLDYRRKNAPPGSAKITLGNNEDRDYGYLGVAVLNAPWAPFSIDFNLANIGGPSAGLMFSLAVVDKLTTGDLNGSKFIAGTGTISEDGKVGPIGGITHKMMAAQEAGATVFLVPADNCDEARSMRDDSMELVKVDTLNSAVDSLHTLTSGGRPPSC; from the coding sequence GTGAACAGGCGGATTCTGACGCTGGTGGCTGCGCTCGTGCCGATCGTGGTCTTCGGTGTGCTGCTGGCAGTGGTGACGGTGCCCTACGTGTCGCTGGGCCCGGGCCCGACGTTCGACACCCTCGGCGAGGTCGACGGCAAGCCGGTGGTCGACATCGAGGGCACCAAGACGCATCCGACGTCGGGGCATCTGAATATGACGACGGTGGCCCAGCGCGACGGCCTGACGCTGGGGCAGGCGCTGACGCTGTGGGTGTCCGGGCGCGAACAGCTGGTGCCGCGCGATCTGGTGTTCCCGCCGAACAAGTCCCGCGAGGACGTCGAGAAGTCGCAGAGCGCCGACTTCAAGCAGTCGGAGTTCAGCGCCGAGTACGCCGCCCTGGGGTATCTGAAATACCCCGAGGCCGTGCGGGTCGAGAAGGTCAACGATCCCGGCCCGTCGGCGGGGAAGTTGCAGGTCGGTGACGCCATCGACGCCGTCGACGGCACCAAGGTCGCCAACGTCGAGCAGTTCACCGCGCTGCTCAAGGCCACCAAGCCCGGCCAGGAGATCGTCCTGGACTACCGCCGCAAGAACGCCCCGCCGGGTTCGGCGAAGATCACGCTGGGCAACAACGAGGACCGCGACTACGGCTACCTCGGGGTGGCCGTGCTCAATGCGCCGTGGGCGCCGTTCAGCATCGACTTCAACCTGGCCAACATCGGCGGGCCGTCGGCGGGCCTGATGTTCAGCCTGGCCGTCGTCGACAAGCTGACCACCGGCGACCTCAACGGCTCGAAGTTCATCGCCGGCACCGGAACCATCAGCGAGGACGGCAAAGTGGGCCCGATCGGCGGCATCACCCACAAGATGATGGCCGCCCAGGAGGCCGGGGCGACGGTGTTCCTGGTTCCGGCCGACAACTGCGACGAGGCCCGCTCGATGCGCGACGACTCGATGGAACTGGTGAAGGTCGACACCTTGAACTCGGCGGTCGACTCGCTGCACACGCTGACCTCCGGCGGGCGTCCGCCCAGCTGCTGA
- a CDS encoding UPF0182 family protein, with the protein MSMRPAARMPKLTRRSRILIGVALVVVVLLLVGPRLIDTYVDWLWFGELGYRSVFTTVLVTRLVVFLVAGLLVGAIVFAGLALAYRTRPVFVPTVGPNDPVARYRTAVMARLKLFGIGAPAVIGLLAGIVAQSYWPRIQLFLHGGDFGVTDPQFGKDLGFYAFDLPFYRLVLSFLFAAVFLAFLANLVSHYIFGGIRLAGRTGVLSRPARIQLVALVGALVLLKAVAYWFDRYELLSHTRVGKPFTGAGYTDINAVLPAKLILMAIAVICAAAVFSALFLRDLRIPAIGLVLLLLSSLIIGAGWPMIVEQISVKPNAAQKESEYISRSITATRQAYGLTNESVTYRDYSGNAPATAQQVASDRATTSNIRVLDPTIISPAFTQFQQGKNFYYFPDQLSIDRYVGPDGGLRDFVVAARELNPDRLIDNQRDWINKHTVYTHGNGFIASPANTVRGIANDPNQNGGYPEFLASVVGANGSVISPGPAPLDQPRIYYGPVIANTANDYAIVGKTGADREYDYETNTETKNYTYSGTGGVPVGNWLARTVFAAKFAERNFLFSNVIGENSKILFNRDPAQRVEAVAPWLTTDSTVYPAIVNKRMVWIVDGYTTLDNYPYSELTSLSSATADSNEVALNRLAPDKQVSYIRNSVKATVDAYDGTVTLYAQDESDPVLKAWMSVFPGTIKPKADISPDLAAHLRYPEDLFKVQRMLLAKYHVDDPVTFFSTSDFWDVPLDPNPTASSYQPPYYIVAKDLARNDNSASFQLTSAMNRFRRDFLAAYISASSDPDTYGKITVLTIPGQVNGPKLAFNAISTDTAVSQDLGVIGRDNQNRIRWGNLLTLPVGQGGLIYVAPVYASPGASDAASSYPRLIRVAMMYNDKVGYGPTVSTALDGIFGAGAGATATGPAPATGPGAPAPGAKPADTPAGVPPPGAAPEVPSPIAAVPAVPGGPPTALSPAKSAALKDIESALTAVRDAQQGGNFSDYGSALQRLNDAMNAYDSAK; encoded by the coding sequence GTGAGTATGCGGCCCGCTGCCAGGATGCCGAAGCTGACTCGGCGTAGCCGAATCCTCATCGGTGTCGCACTCGTGGTGGTGGTCCTGCTGTTGGTAGGTCCCCGCCTGATCGACACCTATGTGGACTGGTTGTGGTTCGGCGAGCTGGGCTACCGCTCGGTGTTCACCACCGTGCTGGTCACCCGGCTGGTGGTGTTCCTGGTAGCCGGCCTGCTGGTCGGCGCCATCGTGTTCGCCGGGCTGGCGCTGGCCTACCGGACCCGGCCGGTGTTCGTGCCGACCGTCGGGCCCAACGACCCGGTGGCGCGTTATCGCACCGCGGTGATGGCACGGCTGAAGCTGTTCGGCATCGGGGCGCCCGCGGTGATCGGCCTGCTGGCCGGCATCGTGGCCCAGAGCTACTGGCCGCGGATCCAGCTGTTCCTGCATGGCGGCGACTTCGGGGTCACCGATCCGCAGTTCGGCAAGGATCTCGGGTTCTACGCCTTCGATCTGCCGTTCTACCGGCTGGTGCTGTCGTTCCTGTTCGCCGCGGTGTTCCTGGCGTTTCTGGCCAATCTGGTCAGCCACTACATCTTCGGCGGCATCCGGCTGGCCGGACGCACCGGCGTTCTGAGCCGCCCGGCGCGCATCCAGCTGGTGGCGTTGGTGGGTGCGCTGGTGCTGCTCAAGGCCGTCGCCTACTGGTTCGACCGCTACGAGCTACTCAGCCACACCCGGGTAGGCAAGCCGTTCACCGGTGCCGGCTACACCGACATCAACGCGGTCCTGCCGGCCAAGCTGATCCTGATGGCGATCGCGGTGATCTGCGCGGCGGCGGTGTTCTCGGCGCTGTTCCTGCGCGACTTGCGGATTCCGGCGATCGGCCTGGTGCTGCTGCTACTGAGCTCGCTGATCATCGGTGCGGGCTGGCCGATGATCGTCGAGCAGATCAGCGTCAAACCCAATGCGGCGCAGAAGGAAAGCGAATACATCAGTCGCAGTATCACCGCGACCAGGCAGGCCTACGGCCTGACCAACGAGAGCGTCACCTACCGGGACTACAGCGGTAACGCGCCCGCCACCGCCCAGCAGGTCGCCTCGGACCGGGCCACCACGTCGAACATCCGGGTGCTGGATCCCACGATCATCAGCCCCGCGTTCACCCAGTTCCAGCAGGGTAAGAACTTCTACTACTTCCCCGATCAGCTCTCGATCGACCGCTACGTGGGTCCCGACGGCGGTCTGCGCGACTTCGTCGTCGCCGCACGCGAACTCAACCCCGACCGACTGATCGACAACCAGCGCGACTGGATCAACAAGCACACCGTCTACACCCACGGCAACGGTTTCATCGCTTCCCCGGCCAACACGGTGCGCGGAATTGCCAACGACCCCAACCAGAATGGCGGGTACCCGGAGTTCCTGGCCAGCGTCGTCGGGGCCAACGGCAGCGTGATCTCGCCGGGGCCGGCACCGCTGGATCAGCCGCGTATCTACTACGGCCCGGTGATCGCCAACACGGCCAACGACTACGCGATCGTCGGCAAGACCGGCGCCGACCGCGAGTACGACTACGAGACCAACACCGAGACCAAGAACTACACCTACTCCGGCACCGGTGGTGTTCCGGTGGGCAACTGGCTGGCCCGGACCGTGTTCGCGGCTAAGTTCGCCGAGCGGAACTTCTTGTTCTCCAACGTGATCGGGGAGAACAGCAAGATCCTGTTCAACCGTGATCCCGCGCAGCGGGTGGAGGCGGTGGCGCCGTGGCTGACCACCGACTCGACCGTGTACCCCGCGATCGTCAACAAGCGGATGGTGTGGATCGTCGACGGCTACACCACGCTGGACAACTACCCCTACTCGGAGTTGACGTCGCTGTCCTCGGCGACCGCGGATTCCAACGAGGTGGCGCTGAACCGGCTGGCCCCGGACAAGCAGGTGTCCTACATCCGTAACTCGGTGAAGGCCACCGTCGATGCCTACGACGGCACCGTCACGCTGTACGCGCAGGACGAGTCCGACCCGGTTCTCAAGGCGTGGATGAGCGTGTTCCCCGGCACGATCAAGCCGAAGGCAGATATCTCCCCGGACCTGGCCGCGCACCTGCGCTACCCCGAGGACCTTTTCAAGGTGCAGCGCATGCTGCTGGCCAAGTATCACGTCGACGACCCGGTGACGTTCTTCTCGACATCGGATTTCTGGGACGTGCCGCTGGACCCGAACCCGACCGCCAGCAGCTACCAGCCGCCGTACTACATCGTGGCCAAAGACCTTGCCCGCAATGACAATTCGGCGTCGTTCCAGCTGACCAGTGCGATGAACCGGTTCCGCCGCGACTTCCTGGCGGCCTACATCAGCGCCAGTTCGGATCCCGATACGTACGGCAAGATCACGGTGCTGACCATCCCGGGTCAGGTCAACGGTCCGAAGCTGGCGTTCAACGCGATCAGTACCGACACCGCGGTCAGTCAGGACCTCGGTGTGATCGGCCGTGACAACCAGAACCGGATCCGGTGGGGCAACCTGCTGACGTTGCCGGTCGGGCAGGGCGGCCTGATCTATGTGGCGCCGGTGTATGCCTCGCCGGGTGCCAGTGACGCGGCGTCGTCGTATCCACGGTTGATCCGGGTGGCGATGATGTACAACGACAAGGTCGGTTACGGCCCGACGGTCAGTACCGCGCTCGACGGCATCTTCGGGGCCGGTGCGGGTGCCACGGCCACGGGTCCGGCTCCGGCCACTGGCCCGGGCGCCCCGGCGCCGGGCGCCAAGCCCGCTGATACGCCCGCAGGCGTACCGCCGCCGGGTGCGGCACCCGAGGTGCCCAGCCCGATCGCCGCGGTGCCTGCGGTGCCCGGTGGGCCGCCGACGGCACTCTCGCCGGCGAAGTCGGCTGCGCTCAAGGACATCGAGTCGGCGCTGACGGCAGTGCGTGATGCCCAGCAGGGC